From one Streptomyces sp. SCSIO 30461 genomic stretch:
- a CDS encoding DUF317 domain-containing protein has product MAPRRNPPYLISPCHLAGPDATATGSLVMWLLADGWQIGSHEHAIVFSRREEGGLLEALQVRNRTSPVQSTCPASWSWEFTARRAPGVAAAWKVRFAPATPPELIATLATALTDPAQELSDQGRPHYLSAPLPHEAATRPLDAAGWMRDLAQDECVWYGPDQQTVVVTPLPPSICGNVGTNWLLAARRAIDDTALWYATAHPLTPTHLIRALCTRLADPAPVPRQACPGPEVGNFTVIRP; this is encoded by the coding sequence ATGGCCCCACGACGCAATCCCCCATACCTGATCTCCCCCTGCCACCTGGCGGGCCCGGACGCCACCGCTACCGGCTCCCTGGTCATGTGGCTGCTGGCTGACGGCTGGCAGATCGGTTCCCACGAGCACGCCATCGTGTTCAGCCGTCGCGAGGAGGGCGGGCTGCTGGAAGCCCTCCAGGTCCGAAACCGCACATCGCCGGTCCAGAGCACATGCCCGGCCTCCTGGAGCTGGGAGTTCACCGCCCGCCGGGCCCCCGGAGTAGCTGCCGCCTGGAAGGTGCGCTTTGCCCCGGCCACCCCGCCTGAACTGATCGCCACGCTCGCCACCGCCCTCACCGACCCGGCCCAGGAGCTCTCCGACCAGGGTCGGCCCCACTACCTGAGCGCACCGCTGCCGCACGAAGCGGCCACTCGGCCGCTGGACGCGGCGGGCTGGATGCGCGATCTCGCCCAGGATGAGTGCGTGTGGTACGGGCCCGACCAGCAGACTGTCGTGGTCACACCGCTGCCGCCCAGCATCTGCGGCAACGTCGGCACGAACTGGCTGCTGGCTGCCCGGCGCGCCATCGATGACACCGCCCTGTGGTACGCCACCGCGCACCCGCTCACCCCGACCCACCTGATCCGCGCCCTGTGCACCAGGCTCGCCGACCCCGCACCCGTACCCCGGCAGGCGTGCCCCGGTCCGGAGGTCGGGAACTTTACCGTCATCCGCCCCTGA
- a CDS encoding DDE-type integrase/transposase/recombinase: MALVDEEERQRAERAHQVALFRYQLIREAADAALSPRQRGAMVRAIAAKVHTDPFGKPVKVTRGTVDRWLRLWREGGFDALLPPTRQVTPRTPQEVLDLAAALKRENPTRSTAQVVRILQQHLGWGPSYRTVHRHLQRLELLTRPDGQAPEAFGRFEATRPNELWVGDALHGPKIAGHKAYLFAFVDDHSRTVVGHRWGGAEDSVRLAAALRPALAARGVPEGVYVDNGSAFVDSALLRACARLGIKLIHSTPGRPQGRGKIERFFRTVREQFLVEVDTEKVTDLPTLNRLFTAWVEQVYHRRVHSETGQQPLERWLAGAPFPTPTPDALREAFRWSELRKVAKTATVSLQSNTYNVDASLIGRQVELVFDPFDLTDIDVRFGGRSFGKAIPHLITRHAHPKAKPETPAAEPPAPTGIDYLRLIDTERTKELGQRINYEVFLPGSDQPVEAVDLTEEGS, from the coding sequence ATGGCGTTGGTCGATGAGGAGGAGCGACAGCGGGCCGAGCGGGCCCACCAGGTCGCTTTGTTCCGTTACCAGTTGATCCGTGAGGCGGCTGACGCTGCCCTGAGCCCGCGGCAGCGCGGGGCGATGGTCCGGGCGATCGCCGCGAAAGTGCACACGGATCCGTTCGGCAAGCCGGTCAAGGTCACGCGGGGGACGGTGGACCGCTGGCTCAGGCTCTGGCGCGAGGGCGGCTTCGACGCTTTGCTGCCGCCGACCCGGCAGGTCACTCCGCGCACGCCGCAGGAGGTGCTGGACCTGGCGGCCGCGCTGAAGCGGGAGAACCCGACCAGGTCGACCGCGCAGGTGGTACGGATTCTGCAGCAGCACCTGGGCTGGGGTCCGTCCTATCGCACGGTCCACCGGCACCTTCAACGGCTAGAGCTGCTGACCCGCCCGGACGGGCAGGCGCCGGAGGCATTCGGCCGGTTCGAGGCCACGCGTCCGAACGAACTCTGGGTCGGCGATGCCCTGCACGGTCCGAAAATCGCAGGTCACAAGGCATACCTGTTCGCGTTCGTCGACGACCACAGCCGGACGGTGGTCGGGCACCGCTGGGGCGGCGCCGAGGACAGCGTCCGCCTGGCGGCGGCTCTTCGGCCGGCGCTGGCCGCCCGCGGCGTCCCCGAAGGCGTCTACGTCGACAACGGCTCCGCTTTCGTGGACTCCGCCCTGCTCAGGGCATGCGCGAGACTCGGGATCAAGCTGATCCACTCGACCCCGGGACGCCCGCAGGGCAGAGGCAAAATCGAACGCTTCTTCCGAACTGTCCGGGAACAGTTCCTCGTCGAGGTCGACACGGAGAAGGTCACCGACCTGCCCACGCTGAACAGGCTCTTCACCGCCTGGGTCGAACAGGTCTATCACCGGCGGGTCCACTCCGAGACCGGGCAGCAGCCGCTGGAACGCTGGCTGGCCGGGGCGCCGTTCCCGACCCCGACCCCGGACGCGCTGCGGGAGGCTTTCCGCTGGTCCGAGCTGCGGAAGGTCGCCAAGACCGCCACCGTCTCGCTCCAGTCCAACACCTACAACGTCGACGCCTCGCTCATCGGCCGGCAGGTCGAGCTGGTCTTCGACCCCTTCGACCTGACCGACATCGACGTCCGCTTCGGCGGCCGCTCGTTCGGCAAGGCGATCCCGCACCTGATCACCCGGCATGCGCACCCCAAGGCCAAGCCCGAGACCCCGGCCGCCGAGCCGCCGGCGCCGACCGGCATCGACTACCTCCGCCTGATCGACACCGAGCGCACGAAGGAGCTCGGGCAGCGGATCAACTACGAGGTGTTCCTGCCCGGCTCCGACCAGCCCGTCGAAGCCGTCGACCTGACCGAGGAAGGCTCGTGA
- a CDS encoding helix-turn-helix domain-containing protein, translated as MSSLVRRADVAEVIGAGLELAATGWGFRRIATRLGRPATTVRGWLRCWSRRAGRTAAVFTSLLVALADDPALVLPTPAGTAVRDAVSAVTGFALAAAARLGMVKVPTWLLASAACHGRLLSPGWPSA; from the coding sequence GTGTCGTCCCTGGTCAGACGGGCGGATGTGGCGGAGGTCATCGGCGCCGGGCTTGAACTCGCGGCGACGGGGTGGGGCTTTCGGCGGATCGCCACGCGGTTGGGCAGGCCGGCCACGACGGTGCGGGGCTGGCTGCGGTGCTGGTCGCGCCGGGCGGGCCGGACCGCGGCGGTGTTCACGTCCCTTCTGGTCGCGCTGGCCGACGATCCGGCCTTGGTGCTGCCGACTCCGGCCGGGACGGCGGTCCGGGACGCGGTGTCCGCGGTGACAGGGTTCGCCCTCGCCGCCGCGGCGAGGCTGGGGATGGTGAAGGTGCCTACCTGGTTGCTGGCGTCGGCGGCCTGTCACGGCCGCCTGCTGTCACCGGGCTGGCCGTCGGCCTGA
- a CDS encoding sugar nucleotide-binding protein has protein sequence MTILIIGGSGFLGTELVRQAIAAGHSTAATFATRPGGTPKVSWHALDLRDSTRIEAVMSKVEPRVIVNATSGGPDWTVTAEGPVRLAMTAAKRGSRLVHVSSDAVFSGADVHYDETRLPDPVTPYGAAKAAAETGIRFVNPEAVVARTSLIIGDQRSEHVRAVHDLAAGTRTGALFTDDIRCPVHVADLAAALLELASSDRAGVHHLAGTDAVSRHELGTRIARRDGLDASRLPTGLRAESSLPGALDVRLDVRATQDRLRTKLRGARQFLALGT, from the coding sequence ATGACCATCCTGATCATCGGCGGCAGTGGCTTCCTGGGCACTGAGCTGGTCCGCCAGGCGATTGCGGCGGGCCATTCGACGGCTGCGACGTTCGCCACCCGGCCTGGCGGCACTCCGAAGGTCTCGTGGCACGCCCTCGATCTGCGCGACTCCACTCGCATCGAGGCAGTCATGTCCAAGGTGGAGCCTCGCGTGATCGTCAACGCGACGAGCGGGGGGCCCGATTGGACGGTCACGGCCGAGGGGCCGGTCCGCCTGGCGATGACCGCGGCGAAGCGCGGCAGCCGCCTGGTCCATGTATCCAGCGACGCCGTGTTCTCCGGCGCGGACGTGCACTATGACGAGACCCGCCTCCCCGACCCCGTCACCCCCTACGGCGCGGCAAAGGCCGCCGCAGAGACCGGCATCCGCTTCGTGAACCCGGAAGCCGTCGTCGCCCGCACCTCTCTGATCATCGGCGACCAGCGATCGGAACACGTACGCGCGGTGCACGACCTCGCGGCCGGCACCCGCACCGGCGCCTTGTTCACCGATGACATCCGCTGCCCCGTACACGTCGCCGACCTGGCCGCCGCCCTGCTGGAACTCGCGTCCAGCGACCGGGCCGGCGTCCACCACCTGGCAGGAACCGATGCCGTGAGCCGCCATGAACTCGGCACCCGCATCGCCCGGCGTGACGGGCTCGACGCGTCCCGGCTCCCCACCGGCCTGCGGGCCGAGAGCAGTCTTCCCGGAGCACTCGACGTCCGCCTCGACGTCCGCGCCACCCAGGACCGGCTCCGGACAAAGCTCCGCGGCGCCCGCCAGTTCCTTGCCCTGGGGACGTGA
- a CDS encoding HAD-IA family hydrolase encodes MQPIVLFDLDGLLIDSEPIWDAAKREVFGPLGLHLTTEMQVATRGLRQRDMVAYWFDRATIQADPDDVEQQIVAAVCRRLDGVALKPGAEHAVSTCARASRAMAVVSSSPESVIRHALASTGLDRSFGAVFSAEDDEHGKPHPGAYLRAAAALGASPDECIVIEDSLNGVLAGVSAQMTVVAVPETADRCDPRFAIATHVLESLKDLDTSVLGAYVSSGSRDVTWASRAADPQRAIRAN; translated from the coding sequence ATGCAACCGATAGTCCTATTCGACCTAGACGGCCTTTTGATCGACTCCGAGCCGATCTGGGACGCGGCAAAGCGTGAAGTGTTCGGTCCGCTTGGCCTGCACCTCACAACGGAGATGCAGGTGGCGACGCGCGGGCTGCGGCAAAGGGACATGGTGGCCTATTGGTTCGATCGGGCCACCATTCAAGCCGACCCCGACGACGTCGAGCAGCAGATTGTGGCCGCCGTGTGCCGTAGGTTGGATGGAGTGGCGCTGAAACCCGGTGCCGAACACGCCGTCTCAACGTGCGCGCGTGCATCGAGGGCGATGGCCGTCGTGTCATCTTCGCCGGAGTCGGTGATTCGGCATGCGCTCGCGAGTACCGGCCTTGACCGATCTTTCGGTGCCGTGTTTTCGGCCGAAGACGACGAACACGGCAAGCCCCACCCGGGCGCCTATCTCCGCGCAGCCGCCGCCCTCGGCGCGTCACCCGACGAATGCATTGTGATCGAGGACTCGCTCAACGGCGTCCTCGCTGGCGTGTCAGCCCAGATGACTGTCGTGGCCGTTCCCGAGACCGCTGATCGCTGCGATCCGCGCTTTGCGATTGCCACTCACGTACTGGAGTCCCTCAAGGATCTCGATACTTCTGTACTCGGCGCGTATGTGTCCAGTGGGAGCCGGGACGTCACGTGGGCATCGCGTGCTGCGGATCCTCAGAGGGCGATAAGAGCCAACTAG
- a CDS encoding DUF5707 domain-containing protein — protein MTTCGVLTLGALTAPGAQAVGGPTITKVVVNGGKNIVVGPTTATNFTATVTASDRSGVIETGLELWYGGSKSEAKGWIARAGDLKCKASSSTTTTCTIRFQVMANRRALVNEVTNSFAGTWHVSPSAFSRNRVQTVDDSFTTVKVQRASQLTVNAAPEPVKKGKTVTVTGKLSRANWDTRQYVGYSGQPVKLQFRAKSSATYTTVKTVTTSSTGTLKTTVAASADGYYRYSFAGTSTTPAANAAGDFIDVQ, from the coding sequence GTGACGACCTGCGGTGTTCTGACTCTGGGCGCTCTCACAGCCCCCGGCGCGCAGGCCGTCGGAGGCCCGACGATCACTAAGGTAGTCGTCAACGGTGGCAAGAACATCGTGGTGGGCCCGACTACCGCCACGAATTTCACCGCAACAGTGACCGCCTCGGACCGCTCTGGGGTCATCGAGACAGGGCTTGAGCTCTGGTACGGCGGTTCCAAGAGCGAAGCGAAGGGGTGGATCGCCAGGGCAGGCGATCTCAAGTGCAAGGCTTCCAGTTCCACCACGACCACCTGCACGATCCGTTTCCAGGTCATGGCCAATCGCAGGGCATTGGTCAACGAGGTAACCAACTCTTTCGCGGGCACCTGGCACGTCTCCCCTTCTGCCTTTTCCAGGAACCGGGTGCAGACCGTGGACGACTCCTTCACCACAGTCAAGGTGCAGCGTGCCTCCCAGCTCACCGTCAACGCCGCGCCAGAGCCTGTGAAGAAGGGCAAGACCGTCACGGTCACCGGGAAACTCTCGCGCGCGAACTGGGACACCCGCCAGTACGTGGGCTACTCGGGCCAGCCTGTCAAGCTGCAGTTCCGCGCGAAGTCGAGCGCGACTTACACCACGGTCAAGACCGTCACGACCAGCAGCACCGGCACCCTCAAGACAACAGTGGCAGCCTCGGCTGACGGGTACTACCGCTACTCCTTCGCGGGCACCTCGACAACCCCGGCGGCCAACGCCGCCGGTGACTTCATCGACGTGCAGTAA
- a CDS encoding Uma2 family endonuclease, producing the protein MSVARSHVGPWTLEDVLSLPKDSTQRVELVGGQLLMGPVPGLRHQRASRQLANLLEQAAVAAGAEIEIFARINVIVPDGLLVPDLVVVDAAAAEAAGVAASAHDVLVVVEITSPATRVTDHKLKPALYAAADIEHYWRIELEPAPSLLVGRHRGGSYADREFAAGALAQIDEPFPIGFDPTVLIRG; encoded by the coding sequence GTGAGCGTTGCCCGCAGCCACGTCGGGCCCTGGACGCTGGAAGATGTCCTGTCCCTGCCCAAGGACAGCACCCAGCGCGTCGAGTTGGTCGGAGGGCAGCTGCTCATGGGCCCCGTGCCCGGGCTGCGTCACCAGCGGGCCAGTCGCCAGCTCGCGAACCTCCTGGAGCAGGCCGCTGTGGCCGCTGGCGCCGAGATCGAGATCTTCGCGAGGATCAACGTCATCGTCCCCGATGGGCTGCTTGTACCGGACCTGGTCGTCGTGGACGCCGCAGCCGCCGAGGCAGCGGGCGTGGCGGCGTCCGCGCACGACGTGCTCGTGGTGGTCGAGATCACCTCGCCAGCAACCCGGGTCACCGACCATAAGCTGAAGCCCGCGCTGTACGCGGCGGCCGACATCGAGCACTACTGGCGCATCGAGCTGGAGCCTGCACCGAGTCTGCTGGTCGGCCGCCATCGCGGCGGCTCCTACGCCGACCGCGAGTTCGCAGCTGGCGCCCTTGCCCAGATCGACGAGCCGTTCCCGATCGGCTTCGACCCCACGGTCCTGATTCGCGGGTAG
- a CDS encoding IS701 family transposase, protein MADCFARSETRETFARMTRGMLMELGDVNCWSLAEAIGERGPHRLHHLLSRAVWDEEAVLARTAAWAVALLDDGDGILIADETGDAKSSTDAVGAARQYSGSLGGVDLCQVAVHLTFASPAGHCLVGRRLYFPKDWAADDERRELAGVPDELCFATKPQLAADLLRAAVLRQGISASFFLGDEVYGGRELRASCRELGLGYVVGVRSNHQITTGPARLSVAKAVARLPKRAWQRMRTGTGQKGVRDYDWAMIEVTPDDTPEGHDSSAGTSILLARRHRYTRTVSYYRCFAPGPVTLARLVSLVCLRWRVEDDFQDAKEICHLDKGQVTCWNSWHRWSVIAMGTVPTTPRPTRSPTSVGSRRTPPCR, encoded by the coding sequence GTGGCGGACTGTTTCGCCCGGTCCGAGACCCGGGAGACGTTCGCGCGGATGACGCGGGGCATGCTGATGGAGCTCGGGGACGTCAATTGCTGGAGCCTGGCCGAGGCGATCGGTGAGCGGGGCCCGCACCGCCTGCATCATCTGCTGTCCCGTGCGGTGTGGGACGAGGAAGCGGTGCTGGCCCGGACGGCGGCCTGGGCGGTGGCCCTGCTCGACGACGGTGACGGCATCCTGATCGCGGACGAGACGGGGGACGCGAAGTCCTCGACCGACGCGGTCGGTGCGGCCCGCCAGTACTCGGGCTCCCTCGGCGGTGTGGATCTGTGCCAGGTCGCCGTGCACCTCACCTTCGCCTCGCCCGCCGGGCACTGTTTGGTCGGCCGGCGCCTGTACTTCCCCAAGGACTGGGCCGCGGACGACGAACGCCGCGAACTGGCCGGCGTCCCCGATGAGCTGTGCTTCGCCACCAAGCCGCAGCTCGCGGCAGACCTGCTCCGCGCCGCCGTACTGCGGCAGGGCATATCCGCCTCGTTCTTCCTGGGCGACGAGGTCTACGGCGGGCGGGAGCTGCGGGCCTCCTGCCGCGAGCTGGGCCTGGGCTACGTCGTGGGGGTGCGCTCCAATCACCAGATCACCACCGGTCCGGCAAGGCTGAGCGTGGCCAAGGCCGTCGCCCGGCTGCCGAAACGGGCCTGGCAGCGGATGAGGACCGGAACCGGCCAGAAAGGCGTACGCGACTACGACTGGGCGATGATCGAGGTCACCCCCGACGACACCCCCGAGGGACACGACAGCAGCGCGGGTACCTCGATCCTGCTGGCCCGCCGGCACCGCTACACCCGCACCGTGTCCTACTACCGCTGCTTCGCTCCCGGGCCGGTGACGCTGGCGAGGCTGGTATCGCTGGTGTGTCTCAGGTGGCGAGTGGAGGACGACTTCCAGGATGCGAAGGAGATCTGCCACCTCGACAAAGGCCAGGTCACCTGCTGGAACTCCTGGCACCGCTGGAGCGTGATCGCCATGGGAACGGTGCCAACAACGCCTCGACCGACCAGGTCGCCGACCTCTGTTGGAAGTCGGAGAACGCCACCCTGTCGCTGA
- a CDS encoding IS110 family transposase: MAETDAEESEQGPELVERVAAIDIAKASGMVCTRVPHEDKPGRRVQRVWHVAATSGAILDLADHLICQGVTRVVMEATSTYWKPFFFLLEARGLECWLVNARDVKNVPGRPKTDRLDAVWLAKLAERGMLRASFVPPKPVRELRDLTRSRAVLTHERTRHKQRAEKLLEDAQIKLSSVISDIFGVSGRAMLEALIAGERSPRALADLAHGTIKASPQALQEALAGGFEEHHAFMLRMLLDTVDYLTMQIDKLTARITTRLTELSTTHDDRDGDRDDDRPGQGMLMPLTDVERLDEIPGVGPATAQVILAEIGTDMSVFPTADHLASWARLSPRTFQSGPKNTSGPAGKGNPWLRGALGEAAISAARTDTFLGARYRRIVKRRGHLKALVAVARSILVTVWHLLNDPTARYRDLGPDWHTKNLDPARKTRDLVRQLTALGHDVTLTPAGA, encoded by the coding sequence GTGGCGGAGACGGATGCCGAGGAGAGCGAGCAGGGACCGGAGCTGGTGGAGCGGGTCGCGGCGATCGATATCGCCAAGGCATCCGGGATGGTGTGCACCCGGGTGCCGCACGAGGACAAGCCCGGCCGGAGAGTACAGCGTGTGTGGCACGTGGCCGCGACCAGCGGCGCCATCCTGGATCTCGCGGACCACCTGATATGCCAGGGCGTCACCCGGGTGGTCATGGAAGCGACCTCGACGTACTGGAAGCCGTTCTTCTTTCTCCTGGAGGCGCGGGGGCTTGAATGCTGGCTGGTCAACGCGCGTGACGTGAAGAACGTGCCTGGCCGCCCGAAGACCGACAGGCTCGATGCGGTGTGGCTGGCCAAGCTCGCCGAACGCGGCATGCTCAGAGCCTCGTTCGTGCCGCCAAAGCCGGTGCGGGAGCTGCGGGACCTGACCCGTTCCCGCGCGGTCCTCACCCACGAGCGCACCCGGCACAAGCAGCGCGCGGAGAAGCTCCTGGAGGACGCGCAGATCAAGCTGTCCTCGGTGATCTCCGACATCTTCGGCGTCTCCGGCCGCGCGATGCTCGAGGCGCTGATCGCGGGCGAACGCAGCCCCAGGGCCCTGGCCGACCTGGCACACGGCACCATCAAAGCCAGCCCCCAGGCCCTTCAAGAGGCACTGGCGGGCGGGTTCGAGGAACACCACGCGTTCATGCTGCGGATGCTGCTGGACACCGTCGACTACCTAACCATGCAGATCGACAAGCTCACCGCCCGCATCACCACCCGTCTCACCGAGCTGTCCACGACCCACGACGACAGGGACGGTGACAGGGACGACGACCGGCCCGGTCAGGGCATGCTGATGCCGCTGACCGACGTCGAGCGCCTGGACGAGATCCCCGGGGTGGGACCGGCCACCGCCCAGGTCATCCTCGCCGAGATCGGCACCGACATGAGCGTGTTCCCCACCGCCGACCACCTGGCCTCCTGGGCCCGCCTATCCCCACGCACCTTCCAGTCCGGCCCGAAGAACACCTCCGGACCCGCCGGCAAAGGCAACCCCTGGCTGCGCGGAGCACTCGGCGAAGCCGCCATCTCCGCCGCCCGCACCGACACCTTCCTCGGCGCCCGCTACCGCCGCATCGTCAAACGCCGAGGCCACCTCAAAGCACTGGTCGCCGTCGCCCGCTCCATCCTGGTCACGGTCTGGCACCTCCTGAACGACCCCACCGCCCGCTACCGCGACCTCGGCCCCGACTGGCACACCAAGAACCTCGATCCCGCCCGCAAGACCCGCGACCTCGTCCGCCAGCTCACCGCCCTCGGCCACGACGTCACCCTCACCCCGGCAGGCGCCTGA
- a CDS encoding RHS repeat-associated core domain-containing protein translates to MLYGNKARPRSGPCTRLTYGLGVPTSNRSRRAGAAIMFSRRQGVPRQGPEGLTWNDEGKLATSTASGSTTSFLYDPDGTRLLKREPTKTTLYLPGGQELILTKSTGTLAGNRYYSVPGGSAIRSSDGQVRFLVADHHGTNTLSITASNLAVNRRKQLPYGAERGTPPAFWPGQKGFVGGDIDTTTGLTHIGAREYDTKLGQFISVDPILSLDQPQSLNGYNYANNNPVTKSDPTGLREVCSAYGNSCTPAAPGPTDSNICYANCGGSSGAGGSGGSGGTNGTVSTSNDGQPVIDGIRMPKFNELSNYAAAYKSQDTYGYRLESWAKNQCFGRNGSSSGYTAFCGTAQRAGLLEVGDDPFGVKVIGRCVTSGENCGEAAVTAALYLVGAGLEWAAARSAGASAGSAVAGRTAVVHQGPADTVQIFRNVDATEFDAIATTGRFGTGEGQMEGKWFATEGGHADRWGELLNRGDGLTVTTRIPKSLADQLHHHAGKLDGVGPGYYADGDQLAQINKQMSGIELWP, encoded by the coding sequence GTGCTCTACGGCAACAAGGCAAGGCCCCGCAGCGGCCCCTGCACCAGACTGACCTACGGGCTTGGTGTCCCAACGAGCAACCGGAGTCGGCGAGCGGGCGCCGCGATCATGTTTTCACGCCGGCAAGGCGTTCCCCGACAGGGACCAGAAGGGCTGACCTGGAACGACGAGGGCAAGCTCGCCACCTCAACCGCTTCCGGCTCCACCACGTCGTTCCTCTACGACCCCGACGGCACCCGCCTCCTCAAGCGCGAGCCCACGAAGACGACCCTCTACCTGCCCGGCGGCCAGGAACTCATCCTGACCAAGTCCACCGGCACACTGGCCGGCAACCGGTACTACAGCGTGCCCGGCGGCTCCGCAATCCGCTCCAGCGACGGACAGGTCCGCTTCCTGGTCGCCGACCACCACGGCACCAACACCCTCTCCATCACCGCATCGAACCTCGCCGTCAACCGCCGCAAGCAACTCCCCTACGGCGCTGAACGCGGCACACCACCCGCCTTCTGGCCCGGCCAGAAAGGCTTCGTCGGCGGCGACATCGACACCACCACCGGCCTGACCCACATCGGCGCCCGCGAATACGACACCAAACTCGGCCAGTTCATCAGCGTCGACCCAATCCTGTCCCTGGACCAACCCCAGTCCCTCAACGGCTACAACTACGCCAACAACAACCCCGTCACAAAAAGTGACCCCACCGGCCTTCGCGAAGTCTGCAGCGCATACGGCAACTCGTGCACCCCAGCAGCACCAGGACCGACAGACTCAAACATCTGCTACGCCAACTGCGGAGGCAGCAGCGGAGCCGGCGGCTCTGGTGGAAGTGGCGGGACCAACGGCACAGTAAGTACTTCCAACGACGGGCAGCCCGTGATTGACGGGATCCGGATGCCTAAGTTCAACGAACTCAGCAACTACGCAGCCGCCTACAAGTCCCAGGACACATACGGCTACCGCCTAGAGTCGTGGGCTAAGAATCAATGCTTCGGGCGAAACGGGTCGAGTAGCGGCTACACGGCATTCTGCGGCACCGCGCAGAGAGCGGGCCTACTTGAAGTCGGCGACGATCCATTCGGCGTAAAGGTTATAGGCCGATGCGTCACCAGCGGGGAGAACTGCGGAGAAGCAGCCGTCACCGCTGCCCTGTACCTCGTAGGCGCAGGATTGGAGTGGGCTGCCGCGAGAAGCGCGGGAGCGAGCGCCGGCTCTGCTGTTGCGGGACGAACCGCAGTCGTTCACCAGGGTCCTGCGGACACGGTTCAGATTTTCCGGAATGTGGACGCTACCGAGTTTGACGCCATTGCCACGACGGGCAGGTTCGGGACCGGTGAGGGCCAGATGGAGGGGAAGTGGTTTGCGACCGAGGGCGGGCACGCCGACCGGTGGGGCGAGCTGCTCAACCGTGGTGACGGCCTGACCGTCACCACGCGGATACCCAAGTCATTGGCTGACCAGTTGCACCACCATGCGGGTAAGTTGGACGGTGTCGGCCCCGGCTACTACGCCGATGGCGACCAACTCGCGCAGATCAACAAACAGATGAGCGGAATCGAGCTGTGGCCGTGA
- a CDS encoding ISAs1 family transposase translates to MPADESLLIPPALDQLREHPEVVPEEVPGLLERLAEVPDPRDPRGVRHRLAAVLALTACAVLAGATSLLAVGEWIADAPPHVLEQVGAHPDPLLPGRILPAETTVRRLRARIDGDALDRAVGRWLADRRPKEPGAAGLRGLAVDGKSLRGAAKARGRKIHLLAALDHTTGLVLAQLDVGEKTNEITCFQPLLDTLADLAGAVVTSDAMHSQREHAEYLLGRDAHYIVIAKGNQKKLHRQLKSLPWKDIPLQGRTKGVGHGRSEIRRIKVATVTNLLFPGARQAVQIKRRRTDRKTGKTTIKTVYAVTSLTAEQATPEEVARERQYKNTEVNDGLTIRVR, encoded by the coding sequence GTGCCTGCCGACGAATCATTGCTGATCCCGCCTGCCCTTGACCAGCTCCGCGAGCATCCCGAAGTGGTACCCGAGGAGGTCCCGGGCCTGCTGGAGCGGCTGGCTGAAGTGCCCGACCCGCGAGACCCGCGCGGGGTACGCCACCGCCTCGCCGCTGTGCTCGCGCTCACCGCGTGTGCCGTTCTGGCCGGAGCGACCTCGTTGCTGGCGGTCGGCGAGTGGATCGCCGACGCCCCGCCACACGTGCTGGAACAGGTCGGCGCCCATCCCGATCCCCTTCTGCCGGGGCGGATCCTGCCCGCCGAGACAACGGTCCGCCGGCTGCGGGCCCGTATCGACGGCGACGCCCTGGACCGAGCGGTCGGACGCTGGCTCGCGGATCGCCGCCCGAAGGAGCCCGGCGCCGCCGGGCTGCGCGGCCTGGCCGTGGACGGCAAGAGCCTTCGCGGCGCGGCCAAGGCCAGGGGCCGGAAGATCCACCTGCTCGCCGCACTGGACCACACCACCGGCCTGGTCCTCGCCCAGCTGGACGTCGGCGAGAAGACCAACGAAATCACCTGCTTCCAGCCACTGCTGGACACCCTCGCCGACCTGGCCGGGGCCGTGGTCACCAGCGACGCAATGCACAGCCAGCGCGAGCACGCCGAGTACCTCCTGGGGCGAGACGCGCACTACATCGTGATCGCAAAGGGCAACCAGAAGAAGCTGCACAGGCAGCTCAAGTCCCTTCCCTGGAAGGACATCCCGCTTCAGGGCCGCACCAAGGGTGTCGGCCACGGCCGCTCGGAGATCCGCCGGATCAAGGTCGCCACCGTGACCAACCTGCTCTTCCCCGGAGCTCGTCAGGCCGTCCAGATCAAGCGCCGCCGCACCGACCGCAAGACCGGCAAGACCACTATCAAGACCGTCTACGCGGTCACCAGCCTCACGGCCGAACAGGCCACGCCTGAGGAGGTCGCCAGAGAGCGCCAATACAAGAACACCGAGGTCAACGACGGCCTCACCATCAGGGTTAGATGA